The Cohaesibacter intestini genome includes a window with the following:
- a CDS encoding 50S ribosomal protein L11 methyltransferase, with translation MSHYLYAEGTVADIKKAAQHLELVFDEDGFAISYFEIDEDKGVWALSLYPQEEDLADVHARAKSELANLSVSLDLTEQKLDDVDWVTKSLEGLSTVEAGRFIIHGSHDADLDMRGHIPVQINAGQAFGTGHHGTTAGCLKVISEELRSFKPMRVLDLGTGSAVLAIGLAKLLKQEVIATDIDPISIETAKDNIRINKVHPFVKLAVAPGFKHPIFAEKGPFDLIVANILAGPLCSMAPELALHTSLGGRIILSGLLPHQRARVIAAYRQQGIKLLRTIEEDGWLVLVFEG, from the coding sequence ATGTCCCATTATCTCTATGCCGAAGGCACAGTCGCCGACATCAAGAAGGCTGCCCAACATCTCGAACTGGTATTTGACGAAGACGGCTTTGCCATCTCCTACTTCGAAATCGACGAAGACAAGGGCGTCTGGGCCCTCTCGCTTTATCCGCAGGAGGAAGATCTGGCAGACGTCCATGCCCGCGCCAAATCAGAGCTTGCCAACCTGTCGGTCAGTCTGGATTTGACCGAACAAAAACTGGATGACGTCGACTGGGTCACCAAATCACTCGAAGGCTTATCAACGGTGGAAGCGGGTCGCTTCATCATCCATGGCTCGCACGATGCAGACCTTGACATGCGCGGTCATATCCCGGTGCAGATCAATGCAGGTCAGGCCTTTGGCACCGGCCATCATGGCACCACCGCCGGCTGCCTGAAGGTCATCAGCGAAGAGTTGCGCAGCTTCAAGCCTATGCGCGTGCTCGACTTGGGCACAGGCTCGGCGGTTCTCGCCATCGGCCTTGCCAAATTGCTGAAACAGGAAGTCATTGCAACCGACATCGATCCAATCTCGATTGAAACGGCAAAGGACAATATCCGCATCAACAAGGTCCATCCCTTTGTCAAACTGGCGGTTGCCCCCGGCTTCAAACATCCGATTTTTGCGGAAAAAGGTCCGTTCGACCTGATCGTTGCCAATATTCTGGCGGGCCCGCTTTGCAGCATGGCGCCCGAACTGGCGCTACATACCAGCCTTGGTGGCCGTATCATTTTGTCTGGCCTGTTGCCGCACCAACGCGCTCGCGTCATCGCGGCCTATCGCCAGCAAGGCATAAAACTGCTCAGAACAATCGAGGAAGATGGCTGGCTGGTGCTGGTCTTCGAAGGATAA
- a CDS encoding ATP-dependent helicase codes for MNDGEEDSIRAQLARMKPTPYLDGLNPEQRHAVENCDGPLLVLAGAGTGKTRVLTTRIGHILATRRAAPWQILAVTFTNKAAREMKERIGGLIGGSVEGMQWLGTFHSICVKILRRHAELVGLKSNFTILDTDDQIRLMKQLIQADGLDDKRWPARQLANLIDSWKNRCLSPDQVPLGEADLFAQGHGIRLYAAYQKRMKILNACDFGDLLLECLRLFRENPDVLKIYHDRFRYILVDEYQDTNVAQYLWLRLLAQASHNVCCVGDDDQSIYGWRGAEVDNILRFEEDFPGATVIRLERNYRSTAHILAAASHLIAYNQDRLGKTLHPQINDPEAEKVSVEEVWDSKEEARTIGDRIETLQRQGHNLNEIAILVRASFQMRSFEDRFITMGLNYRVVGGPRFYERAEIRDALAYFRAMLQPADDLAFERIVNTPRRGLGDATIKKVHDLARDQEIPLMEAATEIVGTDDLKLRPRNALKTLLGQFNHWRTLLPNMKHTELAEMILDESGYTEMWQKDKSPDAAGRLDNLKELIRSMEEFDSLAGFLEHIALVMDRDASEGNEAVSIMTLHSAKGLEFDTVFLPGWEEGVFPNQRALDESGTKGLEEERRLAYVGITRAKKRAKIYLAQNRLIHGQWQQSAQSRFLDELPTKHVTVEVSKSTYGGYGASGVGGSVYGKSRFDNSDPYESNYETPGWKRMKTAQGGKGGTKGGKAKSYDQGKRLGPTIEGELVAKSVSDSPSKYKVGERVFHIKFGYGDIKSVDGNKLTILFQTGQKRVLDSFVEKH; via the coding sequence ATGAATGACGGAGAAGAAGACAGCATTCGCGCCCAATTGGCCCGGATGAAGCCAACGCCTTATCTTGACGGCCTCAATCCAGAACAACGCCATGCGGTCGAAAATTGCGACGGTCCTTTGTTGGTTCTGGCAGGTGCTGGCACCGGCAAGACGCGCGTGCTGACCACCCGCATCGGCCATATTCTGGCCACCCGCAGGGCCGCGCCTTGGCAGATTCTGGCCGTGACCTTTACCAACAAGGCCGCCCGCGAAATGAAAGAACGCATTGGCGGCTTGATTGGTGGATCGGTCGAGGGCATGCAGTGGCTCGGCACCTTCCACTCCATCTGCGTCAAGATCCTGCGCCGCCATGCCGAACTGGTTGGCCTCAAATCCAACTTCACCATCCTTGACACCGACGACCAGATCCGCCTGATGAAACAGCTCATTCAGGCTGATGGTCTGGACGACAAGCGCTGGCCCGCCCGCCAGTTGGCCAACCTGATCGACAGCTGGAAAAATCGTTGCCTGTCCCCTGATCAGGTGCCGCTTGGTGAAGCCGATCTCTTCGCCCAAGGCCATGGCATACGGCTCTATGCCGCCTATCAGAAGCGGATGAAGATCCTCAATGCCTGCGACTTTGGCGATCTGCTGCTCGAATGTTTGCGGCTGTTCCGCGAGAACCCTGATGTCCTCAAAATCTATCACGACCGCTTCCGCTATATTCTCGTCGACGAGTATCAGGATACCAACGTTGCCCAATATCTCTGGCTGCGCCTGTTGGCGCAGGCCAGCCACAATGTTTGCTGCGTCGGCGATGATGACCAGTCGATTTATGGCTGGCGCGGGGCCGAGGTCGACAATATCCTGCGCTTTGAGGAAGATTTCCCCGGCGCGACCGTCATCCGCCTTGAGCGCAATTATCGCTCCACGGCCCACATTCTCGCCGCCGCCTCCCACCTGATCGCCTACAATCAGGACCGTCTGGGCAAGACCCTGCATCCGCAAATCAATGACCCGGAGGCCGAAAAGGTCAGCGTAGAAGAGGTCTGGGACTCAAAAGAAGAGGCCCGCACCATCGGTGACCGGATCGAAACCCTGCAAAGGCAGGGGCATAATCTCAACGAAATCGCCATTCTCGTGCGCGCCTCCTTCCAGATGCGGTCCTTTGAGGATCGCTTCATCACCATGGGACTGAATTATCGGGTCGTTGGTGGTCCACGCTTCTATGAGCGCGCCGAAATCCGCGACGCACTGGCCTATTTCCGCGCCATGCTGCAACCAGCCGACGACCTTGCCTTTGAGCGCATCGTCAACACCCCACGGCGCGGCTTGGGCGACGCCACCATCAAGAAGGTCCACGACCTTGCCCGCGATCAGGAAATCCCCCTGATGGAAGCGGCAACGGAGATTGTCGGCACCGATGACCTCAAGCTGCGCCCACGCAATGCACTGAAAACCCTGCTGGGACAGTTCAACCACTGGCGCACCCTGCTGCCCAATATGAAGCATACCGAATTGGCCGAGATGATCTTGGATGAATCCGGCTATACGGAAATGTGGCAGAAGGACAAGTCCCCAGACGCTGCCGGACGCCTCGACAACCTCAAGGAACTGATCCGCTCGATGGAAGAATTCGATTCGCTCGCGGGCTTCCTTGAGCATATTGCACTGGTCATGGATCGGGACGCCAGTGAGGGCAATGAAGCGGTGTCCATCATGACACTCCACTCCGCCAAGGGGCTGGAATTTGACACGGTCTTTCTGCCCGGCTGGGAAGAGGGTGTCTTCCCCAATCAGCGGGCGCTGGATGAATCGGGCACAAAGGGGTTGGAAGAAGAACGCCGCCTTGCCTATGTCGGCATCACACGCGCCAAGAAACGCGCAAAAATTTACTTAGCCCAAAACCGTCTCATTCATGGCCAATGGCAACAATCTGCACAATCTCGTTTCCTTGATGAACTACCTACTAAACATGTAACTGTAGAAGTGAGCAAATCAACCTATGGCGGCTATGGCGCATCCGGTGTTGGCGGCTCGGTCTATGGCAAGAGCCGCTTTGACAACTCGGACCCCTATGAGAGCAATTATGAGACCCCCGGCTGGAAGCGCATGAAAACCGCCCAAGGCGGGAAAGGCGGAACCAAGGGCGGAAAAGCCAAAAGCTACGATCAGGGCAAGCGCCTCGGGCCGACAATCGAGGGCGAGCTGGTCGCCAAGTCGGTATCTGACAGCCCGTCCAAATACAAGGTCGGCGAGCGGGTCTTCCATATCAAGTTTGGCTATGGCGACATCAAGTCTGTTGACGGCAACAAGCTGACCATCCTGTTCCAGACTGGCCAGAAACGCGTGCTGGATTCCTTTGTCGAGAAGCACTGA